A region of the Vigna unguiculata cultivar IT97K-499-35 chromosome 9, ASM411807v1, whole genome shotgun sequence genome:
ATATGTCAATGTCTAGTTTAATTAAatgcaaatttattttaaaatgaaaataaacatttcaaaataaaagttaagCTTACACAAGCCTGCTTTTGAAGATTTCTAAAACATTTAATGAGGCTGTACTTTCCAAGATTCCAAATAGacactataaaaaaaaagactcaaatctgaaaacaaaattgatttagCAAATTCTTTTGTTTACACCCACTTCAAATAAGATAATAgtgataaatattattatttaaacaaaattaatatctaCCATGCCAATTTGTAATGTTAAActgtttataaataaataggCTTCTAACAAAGTtgatgacaaaaataaatattttaaattggaacataaaaattcataaaatttaaacaaaaaataaatataaaatttaacgAACAACATTAAAGTTTATGATGATCAACGCCTTATCTTTCCCTAAACATacttatgaaaaaatttatCCCATCATACCCTTTATAATAATTCTAGAATTGTTAAACAAGTTTCCTATCTCTATATATGTACAGATAGATACACATACACTTATCAGAAAGCCTCATAAGAAACCCCAACTTGAGAGTACCCAGAAAATCATCGTTTCTCTGTTGTCTGTGTAGTGTTTTTTCCCAGTTTAAGGTAGTAATGGCGAAGAAAgagatggaggttgtgaagggTGTGGACTTGAAAAGGTACATGGGTCGATGGTACGAGATTGCTTCATTCCCTTCGTTTTTTCAGCCAAAGAATGGTGTGAACACGAGAGCCACGTATACCCTTAACGAAGATGGGACTGTGCATGTGCTGAACGAGACTTTCAGTAATGGAAAGAGAGACTCCATTGAAGGTACTGCTTACAAGGCTGACCCAAATTCCGATGAAGCCAAGTTAAAGGTCAAATTTTATCTTCCACCATTTTTGCCCATAATCCCTGTGGTTGGGAACTACTGGGTCCTCTACCTTGACCAAGATTATCAGGTTGCTCTCATCGGCGAACCGACCAGGAAATACCTTTGGGTAAGTGAACCTATTTAACTTTTGTTGctgtttatgttttcttgtcTCTGTTTTTTGTTGCTTGCTAACACCAAAGTTTGAAGCTTTACCAAATCAGAATGTTACTGCAAACTGATACTGATAAGTTGAAAGTTATGTGTTGGAAATGGTGTTggagttattttaaaaaacttggtattaatttgattttgctGTAGATTTTATGCAGGCAAACCCATTTGGATGAAGAGATCTACAACGAGCTTGTTGAGAGAGCGAAAGAGGAAGGATATGATGTGAGCAAACTCCACAAGACTCCACAGAGTGATCCTCCACCAGAGTCAGAAGTAGTACCTCCAGACACCAAAGGCATTTGGTGGATCAAATCCCTTTTTGGAAAAtagacttatatatatatatatatatatatatatatatatatatatatatatatatatatatatatatatatatatatatatatatgttttatgtgtGTGCATGCATGTAACTTATTACTGTTAAAATGTGTATCAGTTTCCTGTGATGTGAAGAATGATTAAGAATGTTGTGTTAGATGGAATCCCTGTAAAGCATGGATGTCTGTGTTTTGGTTCTTCTGTGATCTGTACATAAAACCTTAAGAAGGAACAATAAGACTTAGAGAAGGAGATAAATACATTGTAtagtgaataaaaataaattctctaatctttttcatgaataaaaaaGCGTTATATAGTGATTAAAttatcctcattcatattcttATTAAATGTATAAGATATATTAAACACAAGCGGTAAGACTTcgtttgtttgaggaatttattgttacttttcttttcaacttATTACTTTACATAATACtataataatttacattataataaaaaaataatcataaatatcaatatttgtgtGTCTGCAGTGGATTTTAACCGATAATTTTACAAGGTTAAAATAATGCTTTTAAAATATGtctaattttaatgtttaattaaaacatcaaaatttatGATCTAATAGTAGAATTGAAAGATTGGGAGATCAAGGTCCTCCGTACCAACTAAAATCTTGCATTGCAATAATAGGCAAAATATTGCTAAATTTTGAGGAAATGAATATGAAagtttcttattttgttttcagaGGTATCCAAAGCTACTCGTCTATTGCTTCCTACACCCCCTACATTGCTATCTACAGCTACAAAGTTTGTATTACCTATTTTGCCCTTTGGAAGTCTTGTTTGAAACAGACTCTTCTACGAAAATTGACGGTGGAGTGATGATGGTGCAAACATCGATATGCCCTGGTAGAAAAAGGGGGTGCTGGAAGCAATACCAAGCCTTTTCTTGCCCCTTAAGCTTTATCTCTTGCCTTCCAAGCTACTACAATCGGTTAAGTTTGGCATTTtccaaacaattcaaatgttaCATCAAAATAAGATAAAGATATTTTGACCGttaaatttgacaatttttttttgttacaatcttaatattatcttttaaatgattttaaaatataaaaaatataaaaaatagacaatcacttaaaaaatataatcaagaaaattgtcaaaaattcattttctatcaaaattatATGATTCCATAAAATTAAGAATGTCTTTTGTCCGAAGAGAATACCAAGCAGGAAACTTTACAAATACAagcatttttcatttttctcacaagaaaataatattataatctgcaaatattattatatattataatttaattataagagaTTTTTGAGAATTAATAATTGTGACATGAGTCTTTGTTAAGATAAACAATGAGATCTAGAGATGAAGAAAATATCTTATATTGAATACGTGGTGCAAACACTTCCACAACTTTCTTAGCCCATTCTTCTCTCACTCTAAAACAATCTCGGCtacagaagaagaaaatatgtaCTTAGACGATTATTTGTCAAACTatattgttagaaaaaaaaattcatcaaattcaaaaaacttaaacaaaaaataaatatattttttcataaacaacATTAAAGTTATCATGATTaagttctttattttttttccctaaaaatacttataaaaaaattatccaatCATACCTTATATATGTATGTCCAACCCAGGATCATTCTAGAAGAATTGGTAAACAAGTTTGTATCTTGTATATATACACAGCTGAGAAGCTTCATAAAAACCCAGAAAATCATTGTTTATTTGTTATCTGTGGCAGGTTTAAGGTGGTAATGGCGAAGAAAGAGATGAAAGTTGAGAAGGGTGTGGATTTACAAAGGTACATGGGTCGATGGTACGAGATTGCTTCATTCCCTTCGCGGTTTCAGCCAAAGAATGGTGCGAACACGAGAGCCACATATACCCTTAAAGAAGATGGAAGTGTGCATGTGCTGAACGAGACTTTCAGTGATGGAAAGAGAGGCTTCATAGAGGGTACTGCTTACAAGGCTGATCCAAATTCTGATGAAGCCAAGTTaaaggtcaaattttatgttCCACCGTTCTTGCCCATAATCCCTGTGGTTGGAGACTACTGGGTCCTCTTCCTCGATCAAGATTATCAGTATGCTTTGATTGGACAACCAAGCAGAAAATACCTTTGGGTAAGTAAACCTACTTTATTTATGTTGTCtctgttttctattttatttatgttgtcTCTGTTTTGGATCTCAGCATAAATTTGTATCAGTTTAAAAGGATTTGATTTTTGTGACATAACGTTGGTGAATTATGAATGGTAGATTTTAAGCAGAAAACCTGATTTGGATGAAGAGATATACAAGGAGCTTGTTGAGAAAGCGAAAGAGGAAGGATATGATGTGAGCAAACTCCAGAAGACTCCACAGAGTGATCGTCCAGAAGAGGCAGAAGAAGGACCCCGAGACACCAAAGGCTTTTGGTGGATCAAATCCATTTTAGGGAAATAGAGTTTCATGTTATTGCGGTTAAAATGTATTTGAATTTGATGTAGTGTGTATTCTGATTAAGAATCTTCTCATAGATGTTGTGTTTGTTTGCTCTATGATCTGTACATAAACTTTGGCTTCTGAACATTTTGATATGATGTTATTACAGCTATAACGTTCAAGTTATGTCAGAGAAAAGTGAACacattaaagaatttaaaacatATCAAATACCTTACTTGGATAACATTTAGAGGTTATACTAAAGAGCTTATTCTGTGACATCATAATTCACAATTACTATGTTGTTTAAAGCGTGGAGCTTCGTCTTAGGATTTCGTTAACGATGACTGAATGTTTATTGATATATAGTTTACTTTTTCATGTAAATATGTAGTTTATCTTTTGATTTGGATAAGGCTCGTAATAGGTTATTTGGATGGATGAAGTGGCTTAGACTATAATTTTAAAGAGTGGATAAATTAAGTACTTCAAAGTTAACTTcgcaaatttttatatttcaatactACTAAATTTTCTTTCACTCAAATTGTGGTAATGGATAACGTTTATTATGatagaaataaatgaatttatggtgcatcattataaattttagattaatatttGGTCTGGGGTTTCATTGTATTGTGAAGTTTGTGTAGTAAATTTAAAGATGCACGCATTTAAGGAATTGATtgcttcaaatttattttattttgctttaaCTGAATTCTAAATGTAGCTTAAAACTTAGCATTGAAAGAGTAAGAAAGTTTCCaaagaattacaaaaaatatataaaaagaagaaacatcTCTTTACTCACCACGATAACtcattgtttataatttttgaagTGTCAAAAACTCACAAATTTTCAAAGTTGAATGCTTTTAGTTTGaatgtatttttattgaattgtaATCGTAGTTTAAGATTATACATTATGTCTCAATTTCatactttaagaaaatttaccaagaattacaagaagcCTGAATCTATTTTTCAAGTACATAGATTTTAGAAgttgactatttttaatttgaacgTGCTTATAGTTTGAAAACatttgaaaacatgaattacaaCAGACATGAAAACAATATGCATTTATTTGCTTACAAAGTTATAcctctttgttttctttctagGTAATATCAAAGACTCATAATTTTTGAAGAGTTTGTTAGTTTCGATTGGAGTTTTTCATTGAATTGTAGTTCTGgataaatacataaatacatGACATTGAGATGTTGATCAAATTGATCAAGATTAAGACTAATGCTCGAAGGATCATCACGTGAAGATAATTAAAGATGTTTCATAATTAagataatcaattttttattgttttaaattttgtgttaTAACTCATACATATTGTCTACAAAATTATTATCGATCATTACATGTGATGTTGTTGTCACTGACTCTGCTGATTGATCGGACATGATAAAAGTAGCATTAGGAGATAATTCGCAGATTACCACGCTAATTTGTAggacattgaaagttttatcacaaAAAAGAGGGCAACTCGCAGGCCAAGATCTATGTGGGTTGGGCCAGACTAATGAGTCTGCATTTTCAAAGTGGGGTGGGCTAGCCTAACCCACTTTTTTGCAGGCTAAGTGCGGGGAAGACTTAAACGGAATGAGACAGCTTACATTGTCACCCTCTTATAAGGTTATTGGGATACTATTAGGCTTTCATAAAGGTAAAAGCACATCCAAGGTCTTATAAATATGGCACATGGGTGAAACTTTAATAGTTTTGAATCTTTTGCATTTATTATTGTTCTCGCTAAAAGGTAAATAGTTGATTAGTTAGAGCATTCAAAGTGTTCTgccattttcaattatttttatcttctctACTTCTGGCCTACCTTTTTCTCTCATTAAGGCCTTTCTTCAA
Encoded here:
- the LOC114162366 gene encoding temperature-induced lipocalin-1-like, with product MAKKEMEVVKGVDLKRYMGRWYEIASFPSFFQPKNGVNTRATYTLNEDGTVHVLNETFSNGKRDSIEGTAYKADPNSDEAKLKVKFYLPPFLPIIPVVGNYWVLYLDQDYQVALIGEPTRKYLWILCRQTHLDEEIYNELVERAKEEGYDVSKLHKTPQSDPPPESEVVPPDTKGIWWIKSLFGK
- the LOC114162146 gene encoding temperature-induced lipocalin-1-like isoform X2 encodes the protein MAKKEMKVEKGVDLQRYMGRWYEIASFPSRFQPKNGANTRATYTLKEDGSVHVLNETFSDGKRGFIEGTAYKADPNSDEAKLKVKFYVPPFLPIIPVVGDYWVLFLDQDYQYALIGQPSRKYLWILSRKPDLDEEIYKELVEKAKEEGYDVSKLQKTPQSDRPEEAEEGPRDTKGFWWIKSILGK
- the LOC114162146 gene encoding temperature-induced lipocalin-1-like isoform X1, giving the protein MYVQPRIILEELVNKFKVVMAKKEMKVEKGVDLQRYMGRWYEIASFPSRFQPKNGANTRATYTLKEDGSVHVLNETFSDGKRGFIEGTAYKADPNSDEAKLKVKFYVPPFLPIIPVVGDYWVLFLDQDYQYALIGQPSRKYLWILSRKPDLDEEIYKELVEKAKEEGYDVSKLQKTPQSDRPEEAEEGPRDTKGFWWIKSILGK
- the LOC114162146 gene encoding temperature-induced lipocalin-1-like isoform X3, yielding MFKVVMAKKEMKVEKGVDLQRYMGRWYEIASFPSRFQPKNGANTRATYTLKEDGSVHVLNETFSDGKRGFIEGTAYKADPNSDEAKLKVKFYVPPFLPIIPVVGDYWVLFLDQDYQYALIGQPSRKYLWILSRKPDLDEEIYKELVEKAKEEGYDVSKLQKTPQSDRPEEAEEGPRDTKGFWWIKSILGK